The Cognaticolwellia beringensis genome segment GATGGCTCACAAGAATACTCAGTTACCTTACAAATATTAATTTTTATGACCGCGCTGAGCTTTATACCAGCAGCGGTTATAATGATGACCTCTTTCACCCGCATTGTCGTGGTAATGGCGATTCTACGACAAGCGTTTGGTTTACAACAAACACCGTCGAACCAAGTTATTATCGGCATTACCTTGTTCATGACGTTATTTATTATGACGCCAGTTTATAACGAAATTAATGAACGCGCGATTCAGCCTTATCTACAAGAGCAACTAACGTCGGTTGAGGCAATTAATAAAGCTAAAGTGCCTTTACGCGCCTTTATGCTAGAGCAAACTCGTATTAAAGACCTAGATACGTTGGCGCAAATGGCCGGTATTGACCAAGTGGATCAACCCACTGATTTACCGATGACAGTCATTATTCCAGCCTTTGTTATTAGTGAATTAAAAACGGCATTTCAAATCGGATTTATGCTATTTATTCCATTTTTGATTATAGATTTAGTGGTGGCGAGTATATTAATGGCTATGGGGATGATGATGTTATCACCGATGATAGTCTCGTTACCGTTTAAGTTAATGTTGTTTGTGCTGATCGACGGTTGGAATTTAGTGATAGGCACATTGGCCACGAGTTATGGTATGGGAGCTACGTAATGGGTCCTGAGGTATTTGTTGATATTTTGCGAGATGCGTTGCTTCTGGTCATTATACTGGTAAGTGCCGTTATTGTACCCAGCTTAATTGTTGGTTTGATTGTGGCGGTATTCCAAGCGGCAACATCGATAAATGAACAAACGTTAAGTTTTTTACCCCGTTTAATTGTTACTTTGCTC includes the following:
- the fliP gene encoding flagellar type III secretion system pore protein FliP (The bacterial flagellar biogenesis protein FliP forms a type III secretion system (T3SS)-type pore required for flagellar assembly.), producing the protein MINKNKKSLLSLNKIVTLLFTILSFLLISNTSFAADDLSLSALTLTTNPDGSQEYSVTLQILIFMTALSFIPAAVIMMTSFTRIVVVMAILRQAFGLQQTPSNQVIIGITLFMTLFIMTPVYNEINERAIQPYLQEQLTSVEAINKAKVPLRAFMLEQTRIKDLDTLAQMAGIDQVDQPTDLPMTVIIPAFVISELKTAFQIGFMLFIPFLIIDLVVASILMAMGMMMLSPMIVSLPFKLMLFVLIDGWNLVIGTLATSYGMGAT
- the fliQ gene encoding flagellar biosynthesis protein FliQ, with product MGPEVFVDILRDALLLVIILVSAVIVPSLIVGLIVAVFQAATSINEQTLSFLPRLIVTLLSLIMGGHWLVQKLMDYSIRLIGSIPSVVS